The Amycolatopsis viridis genome window below encodes:
- a CDS encoding class I SAM-dependent methyltransferase encodes MVNEDEARDWNGETGRYWATHAEHYDAMLARLTPHLLDAAGIRPGDRVLDIGCGCGTTALLAAGRGARVLGADLSGPMLAVARERAAGRDGIRFDQADVQVHDFGAEVFDLALSRFGVMFFDDPLAAFTNVTRALRPGGRVAFLCWRELRENQHRALPLDVIGRYADTSGVTSPGPGMFSFARPEYLREVLTGAGLTGAGVDELREPVRLGADAASAADFLRHGAMFRAILARCPADTVERATAALTEALVPYQTPDGVWLESAAWLVTARKP; translated from the coding sequence ATGGTCAACGAGGACGAGGCACGGGACTGGAACGGCGAGACGGGGCGCTACTGGGCCACCCACGCCGAGCACTACGACGCGATGCTGGCCCGCCTGACGCCCCACCTGCTCGACGCCGCCGGCATCCGGCCGGGGGACCGGGTCCTCGACATCGGCTGCGGGTGCGGCACCACCGCGTTGCTGGCGGCCGGGCGGGGCGCGCGGGTGCTCGGCGCGGACCTGTCCGGCCCGATGCTCGCCGTGGCCCGCGAGCGTGCCGCGGGCCGCGACGGGATCCGGTTCGACCAGGCCGACGTGCAGGTCCACGACTTCGGCGCGGAGGTGTTCGACCTCGCCCTGAGCCGGTTCGGGGTGATGTTCTTCGACGATCCGCTCGCCGCGTTCACCAACGTCACGCGCGCACTGCGGCCGGGCGGCCGGGTGGCGTTCCTGTGCTGGCGGGAGCTGCGCGAGAACCAGCACCGTGCGCTCCCGCTGGACGTGATCGGGCGGTACGCCGACACCAGCGGCGTGACGTCGCCCGGGCCGGGGATGTTCTCCTTCGCACGGCCGGAGTACCTGCGGGAGGTGCTGACCGGGGCGGGGCTGACCGGTGCCGGGGTGGACGAGCTCCGGGAGCCGGTCCGGCTCGGCGCCGATGCCGCGTCCGCGGCGGATTTCCTGCGCCACGGCGCCATGTTCCGGGCGATCCTCGCCCGGTGCCCGGCGGACACCGTGGAGCGGGCGACCGCCGCCCTGACCGAGGCGCTGGTGCCCTACCAGACGCCCGATGGGGTCTGGCTGGAGTCGGCCGCGTGGCTCGTCACCGCCCGCAAGCCGTGA
- a CDS encoding sulfite exporter TauE/SafE family protein, translating to MPAEPLLAPGPWQLVFLVVAGAGAGLTGSIAGLASLVSYPALLAIGVPPVSANVTNTVALMGGAVGAAAGSRPELRGQRKRLLRLCAITAAGGAAGSALLLLTPEGAFASIVPFLIAAASVLLLCSPRPAARAGRGGGLTAGTATGAFLVAVYGGYFGAAAGVVMLALLSAAWPQPLARTNAAKNIVTGAANLVAAVVFAVTGPVLWPAAAALCAGLVAGSFAGPAIVRRLPAAPLRIAIALAGLGLAVALGWQAWA from the coding sequence GTGCCTGCCGAACCGCTGCTCGCTCCCGGTCCGTGGCAACTGGTGTTCCTCGTGGTCGCCGGTGCCGGTGCGGGCCTGACCGGTTCGATCGCCGGGCTCGCGTCGCTGGTGTCGTACCCGGCGCTGCTCGCGATCGGGGTGCCTCCGGTGAGCGCGAACGTCACCAACACGGTGGCGCTGATGGGCGGCGCGGTCGGCGCCGCGGCGGGGTCGCGCCCGGAGCTGCGCGGCCAGCGGAAGCGCCTGCTGCGCCTGTGCGCGATCACGGCGGCCGGTGGTGCCGCGGGCAGCGCGTTGTTGCTGCTCACGCCGGAGGGCGCGTTCGCCTCCATCGTGCCGTTCCTGATCGCCGCCGCCTCGGTGCTGCTGCTGTGCTCGCCCCGGCCGGCCGCCCGCGCCGGCCGCGGTGGCGGGCTGACCGCGGGCACCGCGACCGGTGCCTTCCTGGTCGCGGTCTACGGCGGGTACTTCGGCGCCGCGGCCGGGGTCGTCATGCTGGCGTTGCTGTCGGCCGCCTGGCCCCAGCCGCTGGCCCGCACCAACGCCGCGAAGAACATCGTGACGGGCGCGGCCAATCTGGTGGCCGCCGTGGTGTTCGCCGTCACCGGCCCGGTGCTCTGGCCCGCGGCGGCGGCGCTGTGCGCCGGCCTGGTGGCGGGTTCGTTCGCGGGGCCCGCAATCGTGCGCCGCCTGCCGGCGGCCCCGCTGCGCATCGCGATCGCGCTGGCCGGGCTGGGACTGGCGGTTGCGCTGGGCTGGCAGGCCTGGGCCTAG
- a CDS encoding vWA domain-containing protein, whose translation MTGSALPERLVEFVGSLRDHGIPVGPGETVDAAAAVAALGLADREQLRAALAATVLRRSGQRATFDALFDLYFPVAVGAAGAAADQPRDATELRDALVAALAAGDEDRLRALAAAAVEQFGRYGSFGEGGSGGGGANGMRGWSAYQALDRVRPEALLNRVLAAIRTDESAFGEAIARTEARSRITRYREAVQAEARRRTAELRGRDRIARYAVPPQTDLVGFTTASRAQLAELRRTIQPLSRKLATRLASRRRRARRGQIDLRRTLRRSLATGGVPMRPALRDRRPGRPELVLLCDMSGSVAGFAQFTLLLVQALSDQFSKIRSFAFVELTDEITGLIAAGSADPEGLARRILTQAKLTRWGMSSDYGGSLASFADGWPDAVGPRTSVLILGDGRTNGGDPNLDAVRRIAERAKHVHWLNPEARTSWGTGDSAALEYARVVPMHECRNLRQLTRLVTELLPG comes from the coding sequence ATGACCGGGTCCGCGCTGCCGGAGCGGCTGGTCGAGTTCGTCGGCTCGTTGCGCGACCACGGCATCCCCGTCGGTCCCGGTGAGACGGTGGACGCGGCCGCAGCGGTGGCGGCGCTGGGGCTGGCCGACCGCGAGCAGCTGCGGGCCGCGCTGGCGGCGACTGTGTTGCGCCGCTCCGGTCAGCGGGCCACCTTCGATGCGTTGTTCGACCTGTACTTCCCGGTCGCGGTGGGCGCCGCCGGGGCGGCTGCCGACCAGCCGCGGGACGCCACGGAGCTGCGGGACGCCCTGGTGGCCGCCCTCGCCGCCGGTGACGAGGACCGGTTGCGCGCGCTGGCCGCGGCGGCGGTCGAGCAGTTCGGGCGCTACGGCTCGTTCGGCGAGGGCGGGTCCGGCGGCGGCGGGGCGAACGGGATGCGCGGCTGGTCGGCCTACCAGGCGCTGGACCGGGTACGGCCGGAGGCGCTGCTGAACCGGGTGCTCGCGGCGATCCGCACGGACGAAAGCGCCTTCGGCGAGGCGATCGCGCGCACCGAGGCGCGGTCCCGGATCACCCGGTACCGGGAGGCCGTGCAGGCCGAGGCCCGCCGCCGCACCGCGGAACTGCGCGGGCGGGACCGGATCGCCCGGTACGCGGTGCCGCCGCAGACCGACCTGGTCGGCTTCACCACCGCCTCCCGCGCCCAGCTGGCCGAGCTGCGCCGCACGATCCAGCCGCTGTCGCGCAAGCTCGCCACCCGGCTGGCTTCCCGGCGACGGCGGGCCCGGCGCGGGCAGATCGACCTGCGCCGCACCTTGCGGCGGTCGCTGGCGACCGGCGGGGTGCCGATGCGCCCGGCGCTGCGGGACCGCCGTCCCGGCCGGCCGGAACTGGTGCTGCTGTGCGACATGTCCGGGTCGGTGGCCGGGTTCGCGCAGTTCACGCTGCTGCTGGTGCAGGCGTTGTCGGACCAGTTCAGCAAGATCCGCTCGTTCGCCTTCGTCGAGCTGACCGACGAGATCACCGGGCTGATCGCAGCGGGGTCGGCGGACCCGGAGGGGCTCGCCCGGCGGATCCTGACCCAGGCGAAGCTCACCCGCTGGGGCATGAGCAGCGACTACGGCGGCTCGCTCGCGAGCTTCGCGGACGGGTGGCCGGACGCAGTCGGCCCGCGCACGTCGGTGCTCATCCTCGGGGACGGCCGGACCAACGGCGGCGACCCCAACCTGGACGCGGTGCGCCGGATCGCCGAGCGGGCCAAGCACGTGCACTGGCTCAACCCGGAGGCGCGAACGTCCTGGGGCACCGGGGATTCGGCCGCGCTGGAGTACGCGCGGGTGGTGCCGATGCACGAGTGCCGCAACCTGCGGCAGCTCACCCGTCTGGTGACCGAGCTGCTGCCCGGCTGA
- a CDS encoding AAA family ATPase: MQEPLFGSVDEVAERLAGAGYLASTAVATTVFLADRLGKPLLVEGPAGVGKTELARALAAATGSELVRLQCYEGIDEARALYEWNHAKQLLRITAGRDEGWEQARDEVFSEEFLLPRPLLKAIRNPDPTVLLIDETDKADVEVEGLLLEVLGDFQVTVPELGTITAQRRPFVLLTSNATRELSEALKRRCLFLHLDFPSPELERDIVTLKVPGLDARLADSVIRVVGALRTMELRKAPSIAETVDWARTLLALGADTLDEQVVETSLGVILKYQSDHRKAADELRLDTLLS; this comes from the coding sequence ATGCAGGAGCCGTTGTTCGGCTCGGTGGACGAGGTCGCCGAGCGCCTGGCCGGCGCGGGTTACCTGGCGTCCACCGCCGTCGCCACCACCGTCTTCCTCGCCGACCGGCTCGGCAAGCCGCTGCTGGTCGAGGGTCCGGCCGGGGTCGGCAAGACGGAGCTGGCCCGGGCACTCGCCGCAGCCACCGGCAGCGAGCTGGTGCGGCTGCAGTGCTACGAGGGCATCGACGAGGCCCGCGCGCTCTACGAGTGGAACCACGCCAAGCAGCTGCTGCGCATCACCGCCGGCCGCGACGAGGGCTGGGAGCAGGCCCGCGACGAGGTGTTCAGCGAGGAGTTCCTGCTCCCCCGCCCGCTGCTGAAAGCGATCCGCAACCCCGATCCCACGGTCCTGCTGATCGACGAGACCGACAAGGCCGACGTCGAGGTCGAGGGCCTGCTGCTGGAGGTGCTCGGCGACTTCCAGGTGACCGTCCCCGAGCTGGGCACGATCACCGCGCAGCGCCGCCCGTTCGTGCTGCTCACGTCGAACGCGACGCGTGAGCTGTCGGAGGCGCTCAAGCGACGCTGCCTCTTCCTGCACCTGGACTTCCCGTCGCCGGAGCTGGAACGCGACATCGTCACCCTCAAAGTGCCCGGGCTGGATGCGCGCCTGGCCGACTCGGTGATCCGGGTGGTCGGTGCGCTGCGCACGATGGAGCTGCGCAAGGCGCCCTCGATCGCGGAAACCGTGGACTGGGCGCGCACCCTGCTCGCGCTCGGCGCCGACACCCTGGACGAGCAGGTGGTCGAGACCAGTCTCGGGGTGATCCTGAAGTACCAGAGCGACCACCGCAAGGCCGCGGACGAGCTGCGGCTGGACACGCTGCTGTCATGA